The nucleotide sequence GGAAGTGGGCAAAGATCTGCGGGCAATGTTTAGCTGGTTGAAAAAGGTCTGATCCTGTAGGAATTAGGCAGTCGGCGTTGGGACGTGCCCTTAGCAACCCGTTGCGATCGCCCTCAGAGGGCATAGAGCACCAGGAACTTGCTTTGTGTCCTTTGTGCCTTTGCGGTTAGCTCTACAGGTTATTAAATCCTCAGTCCCAAGGATCGTAGATTAAATAAACTGAAAGACTTTAGCGTTCTACCACAGAGACACAGAGGTCAGAGAGAAATCACTCTGTGCTCTCTGTGCCTTTGTGGTGAAATTCCAGACTATACAGGGGTAGCATCCAGGTTAGGACAAATTAGAATACCCAATCCCCGATCCCCTCTCCTCCCCGTTTCCTCTCCTCTGCTACACCAGTTCACTAATGACCCAGTGAACTTACCAGGGTTTGACCCATATGGCGAAGAGTTCGCTGAAAAACTCCATTGAAAGGACGCTCTCCAGCCAGCAGTTGGGCGGCAGCACGGGTTGCTTTCGGATGTTTCACCCCGTAGCGATAGCAAAACTGGGGAAACCGATAAAAAACCTGTGCCAGTCTGCGAGCCGCATCAAAGCTGCTGGCAAATTCAGCATGAATGCGATCGCTATACCCCAAAACCGTACCTTCGATCACACATTCAGCAGCAATGATGCCACTTTTGACGGCGTGTAAGATTCCATCGCCAAAGAAGGGGTTAATCAACCCAGCCGCATCACCAGCTAACAGGATTCGCCCATCGGAAGTATGAAGCAGTTCTCGCCCATTCCACACAGGTAAGGGATGGGCACGAAATCGTAGAGCGTCCAGATCATAATCCAATTGAAAGGAATCCAGATAGCCAACGATTGCCTGGCGAATCTGTTCCCGAACCCTGCTATCGCCCCGGACATCCCCCCCTCTGGTATGAAATACCCCTGCTCCTATATTCAAGTGTTCAGCCTTAGGAAAAATCCAGGCATACCCCCAGGGAACCGCCCCATACTCAAGATGAGCAACATCAGGTCGCAGATCAGGATGGCGATCAGTCCAGTCATAGGGAAATTCCACTTCCATACCGAGTGCGATCGCTCGACTTCGGCGTAAGCCCGCTGCCCTGGCAGAGATTCCGTTAGCCCCATCTGCACCAATCATATGGCGGGCGAAAGCTTGAAATTCAACCCTGTTACTCTTGTCAGCAGAAGCTGTTACCTGGGCGCAAACCTTAATCCGATCGCCCTCAATCGAAACAGATCGCACTGTGAAACCATCTACCAGTTCAGCACCTGCGCGCACAGCAGAGTGTACCAGGGCATTGTCAAAGATCGGGCGCTGCACCATCCAGATTGAGAGCTTTTGGTCTGTAGCCTGGGGATTGATGGGAGCAAGATAAGGATCATCGAAGTTCCAGGTGTGGCGGATGTAGAGCACATTGGATTCCAGAAACGCCTCTGGTGCCAGATCCAGAAGGAAATCCTGGATGACCATCGGCATACCGCCACCACAGGTCTTATGTCGGGGAAGGGAACACTTTTCGACTAATGCCACCTTTAGCCCTGCTCTGGCTGCGATCGCGGCAGCCGTCGCACCTGCCGGTCCAGCACCACAAACAATCAAGTCGTAAATTTTCACCAGTTCCTACTCCAAACCTTTCTGCGATAGCCCTGGCAGAGCCACTTCTATTTCCTATACCGGCTCAATGCTCTCACAATAGTTGCCTGGTGGAGCAGAACAGTTTTACCAGGGGCGGAAAGGTGAAGAGGTTTAGTGAATAACGCCAAATCTCCTGGCCATGCAGGCAATAGTCCTGCATCAAACAAAATGATGGTTTTCTCTTACCGCCTACCACGATGCTTAAGCTAGCAATCCTAAGCGCTTACCATTGTCCCGTGCAACCCGAATCATGTTCTGGCGCTGGTTGCGATCAATACCAAAGCGTTCACAGAAGTTGGTGATGACTTTGGAATGTAGCGCGATCGCCTGACCCCGCAGACGAACAAACTTAGCATCTCCCATCAAGCGGCGAACGACAATCACAATCGGTGCAAACATATCAAATCTCCTATCAGTGGTGAAGGCGGTTTCAGTCTGAAAAGCGAACCTGTGGAGCAGGGGAGGAAGTCAAGCTATCAGCTATTGAAGGGCTGGCACCTGTTATGGTGGGTTGCCGCAGATAGCCAATGGCTGATAGCTGAATTCCTGTTTAAGCCGCAAAAGCAGTCAGAATCAGAGCGGTTACAAACAAAGTTGCAATTGCACCCTGGAAAGCATACTGGCGCTGTTGCTCTGGGGAGGGATATTCAGCGTAGTAAACAGCGGGTTCAACCGCGTAGTTGTTCAGCAGTCCTTCTTCATTAACGGTACGCATCAGGTTTCTCCTTGAGAATTTCATCTGTTTCCTTATGTAAATAAATGTAAACTAAATTGTTACAAATTGTCAACATATATTGCTAAAAAAAGTTGTTAATGGTAGCGATTGGCTTGGCTTATTCTTGTCTGCCCGCTGTTCCCAGCAAAAACCTGGTATGGCGATCGCCATCCAGGTCAGGACAAATTAGAAAGCTCAAAGCCTGTTTCTGTTATTCTTCCTCCCCTCTACCTCGTCCCCTGTTCCCTGTTACCTGCTATAAAATCCCTACCTTCTTCAAGGTCTGACCGAATTCAGTAGAGGTACGATCTTTCTATTGGAAGGTGTGGTACAGGTAGAGCCTCTTCCTCCTGGTGGGCATTCCCTTACTGGATGGAGCCGAACAAATAGATGAGCCAGTTCTTTCTGATTCGCTATGGTTCTGAGATTGTGCAGCGCACAGGAGAACATTTGCTGCTGGTAGCGGTTGCGATCGCGATCGCCATCCTGATCAGCGTTCCACTCGGCATTTTGATTACGCGAAATACCCTGCTACGCCAGCCAATCCTGGCAGTCGCCAATATCTTGCAAACGATTCCCAGTCTGGCTTTATTTGGTTTGCTGATTCCCCTGGTCGGGATTGGTCCGCTGCCTGCCATCATTGCCCTGACGCTTTACTCTTTTCTCCCCATCATTCGCAACACCTATGTGGGCATCACCAGTATTGACCCTGCCGTCAAGGAGGCGGGGCGGGGCATGGGCATGACTGACTGGCAACTGTTGTCCCAGGTCGAAATTCCTCTGGCAATGAGCGTTATTCTGGCAGGGGTAAGAGTTGCCGCCGTGATTGCAATTGGCATTGCCACGATCGCTGCTGCTATTGGTGCAGGCGGATTGGGGGTTTTTATCTTTCGCGGTATTTCTGTTGTCAATAACCAGTTGATTCTGGCAGGAGCCGTTCCAGCCGCGGCGATCGCCCTCCTGGCTGACTATGGCATCGGCTGGTTAGAAAGACGGTTTGCAATCAAGCACTAATGTTTTGTTGAATTTCTCACAAGCAATCTGATTTCCTGGAATCCTGAATCGATGTTCCAGTACAGGCTACCGAAAATAACCCGCCAGCTTTGGTTTAAATCACAAAGACACCAGGTGCGCTAAGAAACTTCGTGTCCTTTGTGCCTTTGTGGTAAAAGAACTGCTGCTGCCATGCATGTGCCATGCATGATAGCCCCCAAAGCAAGACGGACAGCAACAAGCCCCCCGCTGCTGTCCGTCCTGTTTTTCTCATGGAGTGGGCATTACCAACCCAACTGAATCCAAGGTAACTTTTGTTATCGGAGATTGGGTGAATTCCCTGTAAAGACACGGTAAGAAAAGTATGAGTTTTGGGAGGCAGAAGGATGAGGGATGAAGGATGAGGGATAAAGGATGAAAGATAAGCTACAGCGAGTGTCTGATTGTCAATACTTAAACAGAACCACTAAAAGCCTATCCGAAAAGCCCAGACGGACAAAGCCCAAACTCAGACCTAGGAAGTTTTCGGGCAGGCTTTAAGACCCATTGGCGCAGCCTGCCCAGAGAGCATTGAGCATCGGGAACTTGCTTCCTGTCCTTTGTGCCCTTGTGATTATAACAGTAGCCTTCCAGGTCAGGACAACTTAGAGTGCTTAACCTCTGACGCATCATCCTTCCGTCCCTGTCCCCTGTCCTCCCCCTTGCTATAGCCTTCAGGCTTTTCTTTCTTCCTACCCACCTACCCATGTCTCTTCTGGTGCCAGTTCCAGGCGTGGGTCAGGATCACATTCAGATCTGCGTATTGAGGGTTCCAACCCAGGACGGTGCGGGCCAGATCGCTGCTGCCTACCAGGGCTGGCGGATCACCAGGACGGCGATCGCACTCCACAGCCAGAATTTCCCTGCCTGTAACCTGGCGTGCAGTCTCAATTACTTCTCTGACTGAAAAGCCATTACCGTTGCCCAGGTTAAATGCAGCAGTTTCCCCACCTTTAAGCAGATAGTCCAGTCCCAAAACATGGGCCTGAGCCAGGTCGGCGACATGGATATAATCCCGAATACAGGTGCCGTCCGGGGTGGGGTAGTCGGTACCAAAGATAGAGACTGACTGGCGCTGCCCCAATGCCGTTAGCAATACCAGTGGAATCAGATGGGTTTCAGGATTATGGTCTTCGCCCAAACGTCCTTCTGGGTCAGCCCCAGCCGCGTTGAAGTAGCGGAAGCATACCGATTTGAAATCGTAAGCCTGATGAAAGTCTTGCAGCACCCGCTCAACCATCAGCTTGGTTGCACCGTAGGGATTGATGGGATTTTGGGGATGGTTTTCGGGGATAGGGACCTCCTGGGGAACGCCGTAGGTGGCACAGGTTGAGGAAAATACAAAGGTTTTAATCGATGCGGCCAGCATCGCTTCCAACAGGGTCAGGGTGCCCACAAAGTTATTGTGATAGTACTTTGCCGGGTCAGTAACGGACTCTCCTACATAGGCGAAGGCGGCAAAATGCATGACAGCAGCAATTTCACGACTGGCAAATAACTGATCCAGGAGGGTGCGATCGCAGGTGTCTCCTACCACCAGTTCCACTTTCAATACCGCTTCGGCAATATCCCGGTGACCATAAACCAGATTATCCAGAATCACAACCTCGTACCCGGCCTGTTTCAACGCCAGCACAGCATGGGATCCGATATAACCTGCGCCCCCGGTGACTAAAACAGTTGGCTTATTTGATGACACGTCTACACCTTCCCCGAATGACATGAAGTATGGGAGTTTCAGATAGCAATTTCTCTGGTTCAGTCTAACCAGGCGGTCGAAGGAGTGTAAAACACTTGACTAACTCTTGACTAACTTCACACAAAGATTAAACGGATTGATTGAGTATTTATGAAGAACTGGTATCACCTGTTCGGGGTGGACTTGAGCAAAGTCGCCAATGCGAGGGGCACAGGAGTGTAAAGAGCTGTACCCGGTCGGGGAGAATGTTGACTGCTAAAACTCCTTCTAAAGTAAAAAGCCAAAGCAGAACGGGAATTTCCTTTTGTCTGCTTGAATAGACAATGAACAGCTTATAGCTCTTATCTCACTCAATTCAGAAACGCTATAGATTATGGACAGTTCAGAGCATGGACAGCTTAACAGATAGTCGGTACGGAGTAGTACTGGTTACGGCTCCTTCCAAAGATGAGGCGGGGGCGATCGCCCAGACCTTGATTCAGGCACGTCTGGCTGCCTGTGTCAGCCTTTTCCCCATCCACTCCCTCTATACCTGGCAGGGCAAACTGCATCAAGAGGATGAATGGCAGTTATTGATCAAGTGTGACCTGGCAAAGTTTCAGGCGTTAGAAACAAAGGTGCGGCAGGTTCATTCCTACGAGGTGCCAGAGATCATTGCTTTACCTGTCATCGCTGGCTCCCAACCTTACCTGAACTGGCTCGCAGCCCAGGTTGAGAATGCTCCAGAGGTAGAGCCTGGCTGATTCGGTGGTACTGAATAGCAGTATGAATTGGAACGAAGTTTCAATTCATACAACCCTCAATTCATACCCGAAATCAGCAACGTCGCTGATTCTGAGTATGGACACAGGGACACTGGTCTTCTGCTTGCCCCCGAATAGTTCTTTGAGTTCCAGGATAATTGCTTGCAAGAAAAGGGTAATGAAGGCAGAATGGGCAAAAGTTAGGGGATAGTAGGGATCAACATGCTGAAGCCAGAAGATTTATCTCGTCTGAAAGCACTGATGGCTGAAGAACAAAAATATATGGAAGATGGCGACACAGAAGCCGTTGAACGAGTAAAAGTGAAAATTGAAGCGCTGAAACAGGCTTGGCGAGAAAGAGAGAAAGTAGATTAATGCAAGTGGCGTAACAACAGCAGG is from Leptothermofonsia sichuanensis E412 and encodes:
- the pgr5 gene encoding cyclic electron transport protein PGR5; translation: MFAPIVIVVRRLMGDAKFVRLRGQAIALHSKVITNFCERFGIDRNQRQNMIRVARDNGKRLGLLA
- a CDS encoding ABC transporter permease, whose amino-acid sequence is MSQFFLIRYGSEIVQRTGEHLLLVAVAIAIAILISVPLGILITRNTLLRQPILAVANILQTIPSLALFGLLIPLVGIGPLPAIIALTLYSFLPIIRNTYVGITSIDPAVKEAGRGMGMTDWQLLSQVEIPLAMSVILAGVRVAAVIAIGIATIAAAIGAGGLGVFIFRGISVVNNQLILAGAVPAAAIALLADYGIGWLERRFAIKH
- the cutA gene encoding divalent-cation tolerance protein CutA; amino-acid sequence: MDSLTDSRYGVVLVTAPSKDEAGAIAQTLIQARLAACVSLFPIHSLYTWQGKLHQEDEWQLLIKCDLAKFQALETKVRQVHSYEVPEIIALPVIAGSQPYLNWLAAQVENAPEVEPG
- the galE gene encoding UDP-glucose 4-epimerase GalE, whose protein sequence is MSFGEGVDVSSNKPTVLVTGGAGYIGSHAVLALKQAGYEVVILDNLVYGHRDIAEAVLKVELVVGDTCDRTLLDQLFASREIAAVMHFAAFAYVGESVTDPAKYYHNNFVGTLTLLEAMLAASIKTFVFSSTCATYGVPQEVPIPENHPQNPINPYGATKLMVERVLQDFHQAYDFKSVCFRYFNAAGADPEGRLGEDHNPETHLIPLVLLTALGQRQSVSIFGTDYPTPDGTCIRDYIHVADLAQAHVLGLDYLLKGGETAAFNLGNGNGFSVREVIETARQVTGREILAVECDRRPGDPPALVGSSDLARTVLGWNPQYADLNVILTHAWNWHQKRHG
- the psb34 gene encoding photosystem II assembly protein Psb34, whose product is MRTVNEEGLLNNYAVEPAVYYAEYPSPEQQRQYAFQGAIATLFVTALILTAFAA
- a CDS encoding geranylgeranyl reductase family protein, which gives rise to MKIYDLIVCGAGPAGATAAAIAARAGLKVALVEKCSLPRHKTCGGGMPMVIQDFLLDLAPEAFLESNVLYIRHTWNFDDPYLAPINPQATDQKLSIWMVQRPIFDNALVHSAVRAGAELVDGFTVRSVSIEGDRIKVCAQVTASADKSNRVEFQAFARHMIGADGANGISARAAGLRRSRAIALGMEVEFPYDWTDRHPDLRPDVAHLEYGAVPWGYAWIFPKAEHLNIGAGVFHTRGGDVRGDSRVREQIRQAIVGYLDSFQLDYDLDALRFRAHPLPVWNGRELLHTSDGRILLAGDAAGLINPFFGDGILHAVKSGIIAAECVIEGTVLGYSDRIHAEFASSFDAARRLAQVFYRFPQFCYRYGVKHPKATRAAAQLLAGERPFNGVFQRTLRHMGQTLVSSLGH